GAATAAAAATATAGTTATAACAGGCGCTGCCCAGGGGATAGGACTTGTAACAGCACTTTCTTTTCTGGAAAATGGGGCGAGAGTGTTTGCTATTGACAAAGACAGAGAAGCAATTGAAGATGCTTCTCAAGACTTTTTTGATAAGTTCAAAGACAGGATAACCTTTTTTGAGTGTGACCTGGCAGACGCAAAAGAGGTTGAACTTGTGTGTCAGAAGATTGGGAAAAGTGCAGGAAATGTAGATGTTCTTGTCAATAATGCAGCTATATCATCGATAAAGTGGATTGAAGAAAGAAGTGTTGATGAGTGGGATGAAGTTATAAATGTTAATTTGAGAGCGCCGTACTTGATGGTAAAATTTCTTCTGCCGTACTTAAACGAAGGAGCTTCTATTGTTAACATAGCATCAACAAGAGCTTTGATGTCTGAGCCAAACACAGAGCCATATTCAGCATCAAAAGGTGGTATACTTGCACTTACACACTCTTTAGCAATTTCGCTATCTTCCAGGAAAATCAGGGTAAATGCCATAAGTCCGGGGTGGATAGAGACATCAAAATACAGAAAAAGAAAATACCGCAGGGAACCAGAGCTTCGCGAAGTTGACCATCTTCAGCATCCGGCAGGAAGGGTGGGTGTTCCTGAAGACATTGCAAACGCCATTTTGTTTTTGTCGTCTGAGAAAAGCTCGTTTATCACAGGTACAAATCTAATTGTTGACGGTGGTATGACAGTTAAAATGATTTATGAGGAGTAAAAAAATATCAAAAAGGCAGGTAATCAGTAGTGATTCCTGAGAAGAAAAGAGCACCAGATGACAATATCAAAGCTAAGCCTTGAGTTTATGAGATATTTTGAGGGGAAAGAGTGCATCCCTGTAATCTCTCCGTTTGGTGTGATTTTTGAAGATGAAAAGACAGGAGACATTCACGTTGTACAGATGGACATTGTGATAATATGCAACAAGAAATTCATCACAGAAAAAGGATACAAAGGTGTACCAAAACTGATTGTTGAGGTGCTCTTGCCTTCGAGTGCTTCTGTTGACTGTATAAAAAAGATGCAGCTTTACAGCTACTTTGGTGTTTGCGAGTGCTGGATTGTAAATCCGCGTAACAGATCTGTCCAGGTTTTCGTTTTAGATAATGGAGTATATATAGAATATGCTGCCCTGTCTCAAAAAGGGATTGTAAAGTCAGCTGTATTTGGAAATCTGGAATTTGACATAGAGAATGTGTTCAATTTCTAAAAAGTAAAAAAGAGAGGCTTTAAAATATGTGGGGTGGGTTTTATAAAGTTGAGATAGATTTTTCAAAATTGTTGTGGGCACAGCTTTTGTGGTTTTTGTTTGGACTTTTCTTTATAGTTGCTGTGATTGTGGTAGCTATTGTTATCAAAAGAAAAAGAGCAGAGAAAATAAGAAGACTTAAAAACTTGCAGAAGGTGGAAGAATATTTTGAAGCAATTTCAAACAGGATCTTGAACTTAGAGGACAAGGCAAAGTTTTTTAAGTTACTTGATGATGGTCAAAAACTTGAGAGCAAGTTCGAAGAGGTTACCATAAATTTTAAAAATCTTAAAGAGTACTATGAAGGGATAAAAAAGAGCTATTCAGACAGTGAGTTTAAGACCTTTTTGACAATCTACAACATACTCAAAAGTGATTTAGATTTTCTGGAAAAGGTTTTAAAAGATTCTGAAAAGGCACTACAAGAGCAGATAGAATACATTAAAAAGGTAGAAATGGCTGTAGATGGGGTCAAAAATAAGGAGGTTCTGAAACGAAAAATAAATGACTTGTTTGCAAAAAGACTTTCTGATGACGATTTGAAAAGTGCTGTTGAGGGTATAAAAAGAATTGATGAGAAAATAGAATATTTCAAAAGCCTTGGTGATGACAAGAAAAACGAATATATAAATACAATGATACAACTTTTAACAAAGAGGTTTGAAGAAAAGTATCCGCTGATTCTCTCAAAGTCTTCTTATTTAGCTTTGGAACTTCAAAAAGAGTTTGATGATTTGCTTTTAAAACTTCAGGTATCAAACAGTTTAGAAAAGATTGTGCTGACAGAAGACTTTTTAGGGAAACTTGTGCAGATTGAAAATGAAATATCACAGGATTTTCGGAAAAAAATGAGACCTCAAAAAGAACTTGTCGACAGGTTTGAAAAAATTGTATCAGTTTACGACAATGTTGGTTTTAGATTTTACAAAATAGACCTTGAGATTGAACGAGTGAAAAATTTGCTTGAAAATTGTGATAGCAATGAAGAGTTAGAAAGAGAGATATCTGAGCTTGAAAACACCATTTTTACCTTTTCGCGAGAGTTTTCAGAGTGCAGAAGACTTCTTGAAAATTTCAAGAGATTTTTGGAAGAGGCAAAAAATAGGCTAAAGCTTAGCCTATCGTCTAATCTTTTTGATTCATATTATAAAAACTTGAAAGAGCTTTTATATGAATGTAACTTTGACGAGTTCAAAAAACGCTATATAGAATACCAGAATGCTGTCTCAGATGCGCTTTTTAAGTCATCTTCATTTTCCAGTTCAAGTGATACAATTAAAAAGGTTATAAAAGACCTTTTTAATGAATTTTTTAAATAAAAAATAAAATATTACATTTTCAGGAGGTTATATTGCTATGGGGGTATTTCAAAAGATTGCCCAGCTTCTCAAGGCGAACATAAATGACCTTATTGAAAGAGCTGCCGACCCTGAAAAAATGCTCAATCAGCTGATTGAAGACATGGAAGACCAGCTTCAAAAGGCAAGAGCTGAGGTTGCAAACGCTCTTGCAGATGAAAAGATTTTACAGAGAAAGGTTGAAGAAAACAAAAAGGCTGCTGAAGAGTGGCAGAAAAAGGCTGAACTTGCAGTTTCAAAAGGCGAGGATGAGCTTGCAGTAGAAGCGCTCAGGAGAAAGAGAGAGTACGAAAAACTTGCAAATGAGTACCAGAAACAGTATGAAGCACAGCATGAGGCTGTTGAAAAGTTAAAAAGTGGTCTTAAGATGCTGGAGGATAAGATTGAAGAAGCAAAAAGAAGAAGGGATTTGCTCATTGCCAAATCAAAAAGGGCTGACGCTCAGGTTACAATCACACAGACCATGAGCAAACTAACAGACACCTCTGCCTTTGAGTCGTTTGAAAAGTACGCGCAGAAGATTGAACAAAAAGAAGCAAGAGCACAGGCGCATGAAGAGCTTTTAAATGCTTCAAAAACATTGGAAGATAGGTTCAAAGAGCTTGAAAATAGTGATGAGGACATTTTAAATGAGCTAAAAATGCTGAAAGAGAAGATGGGCAAGTAAAAGAAAGATTTTTTACAGGCCAGCAGACTCTTTGAAGTGGGTGCAAAAAGGTTTTTAAAAAAACCTTTGCACCCTTTTTTTATTTTTTGTCGTAAAAAATTTTCTGGTCATCTTACTATTTACAACAAAAAATACTCAAGAGGGCAAGTAGAATAAATTGTGCAGGTGATTGGTTTACAAAAGACTTTTGAGAATTTATACAAAAGGAGATGATGTTGCTTTGGAAAGGCTTGAGGTTTTGCAGTTTAAAAGAGACCAACTGAAAACTTCAAGTAACAGCATATCAGACCGATTTTTGATGTTTGGTGCGGAACAATTTTTTGTTCTAATTTTAGCCTTTTTGCTTGGAAGATGCAGCCTGTTTTCAAGAAGCTTCTTTTCAAGTGCGTATATTGCAAGTTTCAAAAAAAGGGATTACATGTACTATTTAGCCTCAATTTTTTCCATTTTCGGGATAATTTCATGCTCAGATAAAAGCTCAATATTAAAATATGTGCTCTCCATTCTTTTGATAACTACAATAAACCATTTTTTTGACCTGAACCTTTATTCAAAGGCTTTGCTATGCGCTTTGAGTGTAGGGAGCAGTGGCAGCATTTTTATTTTTTTGTTTTCTAAAGCACCGATAGAATTTTTGTATCTTGTGCTTGAGATGATTGGATGTTTTTGGGCTGTAATTATGTTTGAGAGTTTTTTTGCCGCGATTTATTCCAAAAAAGCATATACAGCTGATCAGACGGTGGTTGTGGTTGTAGTTCTGGCTTTGAGCTTTTTGGGGCTTTCAAACAGCTTGGATTCGGTACTGGATATCGAAAATATTTTGTTTTTCATTCTCCTTTTTGCGGTATCGCTTTTTCACGGAATGATAATGTCGACTGCAATGGGTTTTGTAATTGGGCTTTTAGAAAGCATAAAAGAGTGCAGAAGCATTGAAATGGCATGCGTTTTTGCATTCTCAAGCCTTCTGGCAGGTCTAATGAAAGGGTTTGGCAAGCTTGGAATTGCTTTGGGCGGGTTTTGTGGATATATCATATCAATGTTTTACATATCGTCAAACCCGACGTTGAGAATCCGTGAGATTTTAATATCTGCCGTGTTGTTTTGCCTGTTCCCGTTAGAAAAGATTGTAAAATTACAAAATACTGACGAGAGGGAGGTACAAAGAATGATAAAGGAAAAGATCTTTGGGGTTGCATCTGTGCTTGAAAATATAGAGCAAAATGCTTGTGGCAAACCAGCAGTTTTAATTTGCAAAGAGGAAGCAAAAAACATTGTTCAAAGTACGTGCCAAAAACTTTGTTTAGATTGCAGCAATTCCAATGTGTGCTGGAACATAGATTATTACAGGATAAATCATAGCTTGAATGAGATAAAGAATATAATATTGAAAAAAGGCAGGGTTGAAGAAGGGGATTTAAAAGAATTCAAGTTTTTGTGTATAAGATGGAAAGAGTTTATAATAGTTATAAATGGATTTTTGGAATCTTTGAAATATTCCAAGCTTGTTCAAAAGGCATCAAGCCCCAGGGAAAATGTATTCAGGACACATATAGAAATTTTAAAAGACATTGTGATGGATGCGGCAAAGATTGCTGAAAATGAGATGAAGAAAGATAGGGGTACATCAAAAGAGATTGAGCTTGAACTTGTGCGGTTTGGCTATGAGGTTGAGAAGGTAGACTATGCTGTATATGACAATTATTTTCAGATAGACATAGACCTTGGGGATGGTTTTAAATCACCAAATAAAATTGAAATAGAAGAAATTGTAAGAGGAATTGTGGGCTGCGATGTAGAAATTATATCTGAGGTGCCAAAAATATCAGGTGGATACACAGTTTCAATTATCAAAAAGCCAAATGTTAACATAGATTATTCTATATATTCAAAGAGTAAAGAAAACATAAATGGAGATAGAGTATGTTTTTTGCAACTCAAAAACGGAAAATTTTTAGCCTGCATATCAGACGGTATGGGCACCGGAAAAACAGCTTCAGAAAACAGCTTTATTGTGATAGATGCTCTTAAAAAATTCTCGTCGCTTGGATTTGACAGAAAAGTCGCAATAAAGTTTATAAACTCGCTTCTTAGCATAAGAAACGGTGAGGGATTTGCATCTGTTGACGTTGTGTGCATAGACAGGTTTACACTTGCGTGCGAGTTTTTAAAAGCCGGCGCAATGCCAACGTTTATAAAAAGAGAGGATGAAGTTTTAACTGTAGAGTCAAACTCTCTTCCGGCTGGGATAGAAGTTGAAAGTCAGTTTGATTTTTCAACTTGCAAGGTCAAGAAAGGTGACATGATATTTATGTTCTCAGACGGACTTTTTGAGTTGTTGGGCGAGGATGGCGACAGGATTTTGAAAGAGTTTATTGCCAAAAACCAGTTTGTTTCAACTCAGAGCGCTTCAAAACAGATTTTTGAATGGGCTACTTCTAATTCGTTTTTGATTAAAGACGATGTAACCATAATTGTACTTAAAATTGGAGGTGTACTTGAAAAAAGAAGTGAAGAAAAGAAGTTTTGAGACATTTTGGCTTGACACAACCTTGATGCTGCTTGCCACTTTGATGCTTTTGATTATAAATGTTGTTGCCAGACCTTCAAAAGATGACTTCAAAAACGTGCCATCTGCATTCACTTTGCTACAGAACAAAAATCAAAAAGATGATATTTATATAAATCTTCTAAGAAAAAATAAGAACAGGATTGAAAAGATTTTGCTTGAAGAATATGTTATAGGCGTTGTAGCAGCAGAGATGCCTGCCGAGTTTAACCTTGAGACTTTAAAAGCCCAAGCTGTTGCCTCAAGAACATACGCTGCAAGAAAGATTATGAGCAAAGCCTTTCACAAAGGATATGAAGAAAAAAAGGTTTATCTTTGCGATGATTTTTCCCACTGTCAAGCATACATTGACAGAGACGAGATGAGGAAAAAGTGGGGCAAAAACTTTGAAAAGTATTATAGCAAAATATGTAAGGCTGTTAAGCAAACAAAAGGAGAGGTTCTTGTGTACAAGGGGCAGATTATAGACAGTTTGTATCATGCCGCATCTGGCGGTAAAACTGAAGATGCTAAAGAGGTGTTCAAAGAAGAAATTCCATACTTGAAAAGTGTTGTGAGCCGTGGCGAGGAAAGCTGTCCTAAGTTTTCTGGTGAGTTTTATTTTACCTATGATGAGTTGATAAAAAGATTAAAAACCTGTTTTCCCGGGCTGAGAATAGACAGCTCAAATATATCTTCCCAGATTAAGGTAGTTGAAAGAACAAAAGCTGGACGGGTGAAATCTGTAAAAGTAGGGAATACCATTTTGAGCGGAAACCAATTCAGAAACATCTTTGGGCTTTATTCGACAGAGTTTTGGATTTACCCTGACAAGAGGGGAGTGAGAATCCACACAAGAGGGTATGGGCATGGGCTTGGAATGAGCCAGTGGGGAGCAAACTATCTTGCGCGCCAGGGAAAAGATTATAAACAGATTCTTCTTTATTACTATCAAGATGTCAAGATTTGTAGGTTAAAATATAGGTAGTGAAAAAATATAAGGTAATTTGAGAAGGGAGAAATTTAAAATTGAACTGTTATTTGGTGGAAAATAATATTGAAAAGCTAAAAAAGTATATTGAAAAAGTGGGGCCTGACAAGTACGCAAAGGAGTATCTTCTTAGAAAAATGGTGTATCTTCACATATATATAGAAGATCTGACACCTACACAGGCAAATATAATAAAACAGACAATGCTTTCCCTTGGCTCAGACGCTGTTGTCAACAAAGGTTCAATAGACCACTCAGTTCAAAAGAGTGATTGTTTAGTATTTGGAAACATTCTGCAACTTAAGATGCTTTGCGAGAAGTTAAAAAGGCAACCTTTTAAACTAAAGGAACTTGCAAAGAAGATACAAAAGGTTGTGGAGGGGTTTGAACGTGATTGTCTATATCCCGACAGATGCAAGCAAGAAAAAGATGATACTTGAAAATGGGATGAATATTGAAAGAGATTATAGCAAGAAAATCGGGATGAGCGGTGTATATATCAAGTGTATCTCTGGATTTTTAACACCAGATAATATAACAGGTGAATGGGTTGCAGCAAATGTGGATACGCAAAAAGCATACATTGCAAACCATGATCTCTGGATTGCTTATAAGTTTTCCAAAAATGATATTTTCAATAAGATGTACATTGCGTCCATTGTGAATATAAAAAAATACAGGTTTGGGGAGTACAGAGTGCCAGAAGTTTTGATTATATCATCTGTCAAGAAAGAGGATATAGTGGATGTAAAAGAGACAACAAGCATTTGCGATAAAATACTTTATCAAAATGACCAGATATATATAGACTGCCTTGTGGAAAAGATCTCTCAAAACACAAATGTGGCAAAACACTTGATTGTGGACTA
The DNA window shown above is from Caldicellulosiruptor owensensis OL and carries:
- a CDS encoding SDR family oxidoreductase — protein: MGNCSFLSVPEFRNKNIVITGAAQGIGLVTALSFLENGARVFAIDKDREAIEDASQDFFDKFKDRITFFECDLADAKEVELVCQKIGKSAGNVDVLVNNAAISSIKWIEERSVDEWDEVINVNLRAPYLMVKFLLPYLNEGASIVNIASTRALMSEPNTEPYSASKGGILALTHSLAISLSSRKIRVNAISPGWIETSKYRKRKYRREPELREVDHLQHPAGRVGVPEDIANAILFLSSEKSSFITGTNLIVDGGMTVKMIYEE
- the spoIID gene encoding stage II sporulation protein D, whose amino-acid sequence is MKKEVKKRSFETFWLDTTLMLLATLMLLIINVVARPSKDDFKNVPSAFTLLQNKNQKDDIYINLLRKNKNRIEKILLEEYVIGVVAAEMPAEFNLETLKAQAVASRTYAARKIMSKAFHKGYEEKKVYLCDDFSHCQAYIDRDEMRKKWGKNFEKYYSKICKAVKQTKGEVLVYKGQIIDSLYHAASGGKTEDAKEVFKEEIPYLKSVVSRGEESCPKFSGEFYFTYDELIKRLKTCFPGLRIDSSNISSQIKVVERTKAGRVKSVKVGNTILSGNQFRNIFGLYSTEFWIYPDKRGVRIHTRGYGHGLGMSQWGANYLARQGKDYKQILLYYYQDVKICRLKYR
- a CDS encoding SpoIIE family protein phosphatase produces the protein MERLEVLQFKRDQLKTSSNSISDRFLMFGAEQFFVLILAFLLGRCSLFSRSFFSSAYIASFKKRDYMYYLASIFSIFGIISCSDKSSILKYVLSILLITTINHFFDLNLYSKALLCALSVGSSGSIFIFLFSKAPIEFLYLVLEMIGCFWAVIMFESFFAAIYSKKAYTADQTVVVVVVLALSFLGLSNSLDSVLDIENILFFILLFAVSLFHGMIMSTAMGFVIGLLESIKECRSIEMACVFAFSSLLAGLMKGFGKLGIALGGFCGYIISMFYISSNPTLRIREILISAVLFCLFPLEKIVKLQNTDEREVQRMIKEKIFGVASVLENIEQNACGKPAVLICKEEAKNIVQSTCQKLCLDCSNSNVCWNIDYYRINHSLNEIKNIILKKGRVEEGDLKEFKFLCIRWKEFIIVINGFLESLKYSKLVQKASSPRENVFRTHIEILKDIVMDAAKIAENEMKKDRGTSKEIELELVRFGYEVEKVDYAVYDNYFQIDIDLGDGFKSPNKIEIEEIVRGIVGCDVEIISEVPKISGGYTVSIIKKPNVNIDYSIYSKSKENINGDRVCFLQLKNGKFLACISDGMGTGKTASENSFIVIDALKKFSSLGFDRKVAIKFINSLLSIRNGEGFASVDVVCIDRFTLACEFLKAGAMPTFIKREDEVLTVESNSLPAGIEVESQFDFSTCKVKKGDMIFMFSDGLFELLGEDGDRILKEFIAKNQFVSTQSASKQIFEWATSNSFLIKDDVTIIVLKIGGVLEKRSEEKKF
- a CDS encoding Uma2 family endonuclease — translated: MTISKLSLEFMRYFEGKECIPVISPFGVIFEDEKTGDIHVVQMDIVIICNKKFITEKGYKGVPKLIVEVLLPSSASVDCIKKMQLYSYFGVCECWIVNPRNRSVQVFVLDNGVYIEYAALSQKGIVKSAVFGNLEFDIENVFNF
- a CDS encoding PspA/IM30 family protein; its protein translation is MGVFQKIAQLLKANINDLIERAADPEKMLNQLIEDMEDQLQKARAEVANALADEKILQRKVEENKKAAEEWQKKAELAVSKGEDELAVEALRRKREYEKLANEYQKQYEAQHEAVEKLKSGLKMLEDKIEEAKRRRDLLIAKSKRADAQVTITQTMSKLTDTSAFESFEKYAQKIEQKEARAQAHEELLNASKTLEDRFKELENSDEDILNELKMLKEKMGK